The following proteins are co-located in the Vigna angularis cultivar LongXiaoDou No.4 chromosome 2, ASM1680809v1, whole genome shotgun sequence genome:
- the LOC108327930 gene encoding peroxisomal nicotinamide adenine dinucleotide carrier isoform X1, with product MSDALINGLAGAGGGIIAQLITYPLSTVNTRQQTERDPKRETSSQGALERMCQVVKEEGWERLYGGLMPSLVGTAASQGVYYYFYQIFRNMAEAAALQKKKMGVSDGSVGMLSSLLTAALSGCVNVLLTNPIWVVVTRMQAHRKESNHAPDQGLLVATEQETISAVEPLPYGTSRVIQEIFDEAGIRGFWKGVLPSLIMVSNPSIQFMLYEAMLSKLRKRRNSNRVTALEIFFLGALAKLGATVVTYPLLVVKARLQARQDKTGDRRHHYKGTRDAIIKMIRYEGLDGFYKGMGTKIVQSVLAAAVIFTMKEELVRGVHFLLARQAAKTVKLKPV from the exons ATGTCGGACGCTTTGATCAATGGATTGGCCGGAGCTGGAGGCGGGATCATTGCTCAGCTCATCACGTACCCACTTTCAACT GTAAACACTCGTCAACAAACCGAGCGTGATCCGAAGAGAGAGACAAGCAGCCAAGGTGCCCTCGAACGAATGTGCCAG GTTGTAAAAGAAGAAGGGTGGGAACGGTTGTATGGAGGCTTGATGCCGTCTCTAGTGGGTACCGCTGCGTCTCAG GGTGTTTACTATTATTTCTATCAAATATTCAGGAACATGGCTGAAGCAGCTGCGctacagaaaaagaaaatgggtgTCAGTGATGGATCAGTTGGGATGCTCTCCTCTCTTCTCACTGCTGCTTTATCCGG GTGTGTTAACGTGCTCTTGACAAATCCCATATGGGTAGTTGTTACCCGTATGCAG GCACATAGAAAAGAGTCGAACCATGCACCGGATCAAGGTTTGTTAGTTGCCACTGAGCAAGAAACTATTTCTGCAGTTGAGCCTCTTCCTTACGGAACTAGCCGTGTG ATTCAAGAAATCTTTGATGAAGCTGGTATTCGGGGTTTCTGGAAAGGTGTATTACCATCACTGATCATG GTAAGCAATCCTTCCATACAGTTCATGCTGTATGAAGCCATGTTGTCAAAGTTAAGAAAAAGACGTAACAGCAACAGGGTAACTGCGTTAGAG ATATTTTTTCTTGGGGCTTTGGCTAAGCTTGGAGCTACTGTTGTAACTTATCCACTCCTTGTTGTAAAG GCGAGGCTCCAGGCTAGGCAGGATAAAACAGGAGACAGGAGGCACCATTACAAAG GTACCAGGGATGCTATTATTAAAATGATCCGCTATGAAGGGTTGGATGGGTTTTACAAAGGTATGGGCACAAAAATTGTACAGAGTGTGCTTGCTGCTGCTGTTATATTCACCATGAAAGAAGAACTGGTTAGGGGGGTTCACTTCTTGCTTGCCAGGCAAGCTGCCAAAACTGTAAAGCTAAAGCCTGTCTGA
- the LOC108329523 gene encoding uncharacterized protein LOC108329523 gives MMAFGTRVCLLFLLLTSAVMCSAIHNPKVDLSSQYEVEDYPGTGANPKHEPPPPPSFGKMQINEDDFEVTKPIL, from the exons ATGATGGCTTTCGGGACACGCGTGTGCTTGCTTTTCCTTTTGCTCACATCTGCAGTCATGTGTTCTGCAATCCACAACCCCAAag TGGACCTAAGTAGCCAGTACGAAGTAGAGGATTATCCAGGCACAGGGGCCAATCCTAAGCATGAGCCTCCACCACCCCCAA GTTTTGGAAAGATGCAGATCAATGAAGACGATTTTGAAGTAACGAAACCTATCCTCTAA
- the LOC108329522 gene encoding uncharacterized protein LOC108329522: MASSRPPPSKSVDLDLTIVAAKHLKNVNWKNGDLKPYVVFWVDPERRLATKSDDSGNTSPVWNERFALPLPLPLHDSFLTLEIFHSKPSDTLKPLVATLRLPLKDLHDLQDSTRLRKFPLSRPSGRPHGKIHLKLGLLGRPQFQSLDYLNPNPNPNPTPNPSPNHNPNFVFYRGYSHSPSPPPSPYPSYPSYPDSYSSSYYPGYYSGALPPPPPRPFIDRYAGPSGPSAPLDYSTSYDPKPRPSKMGLGAGLAVGAVAGALGGLALEEGLKYEEDKIADRVENDVAASIARDDYSDYRVDY, translated from the coding sequence ATGGCGTCATCGCGTCCCCCACCGTCGAAATCAGTGGATCTGGACCTCACCATCGTGGCGGCGAAGCACCTCAAGAACGTCAACTGGAAGAACGGCGATCTGAAGCCCTACGTCGTTTTTTGGGTGGACCCCGAGCGGCGTCTGGCCACCAAATCCGACGACTCCGGCAACACCTCCCCCGTCTGGAACGAGCGCTTCGCCCTACCCCTCCCTCTCCCCCTCCACGACTCCTTCCTCACCCTGGAGATCTTCCACTCCAAACCCTCTGACACCCTCAAACCCCTCGTCGCCACCCTCCGCCTCCCTCTCAAGGACCTTCACGACCTCCAGGACTCCACTCGCCTCCGCAAGTTCCCCCTTTCCCGCCCCTCCGGCCGTCCCCACGGTAAGATCCACCTCAAACTTGGCCTCCTTGGCCGCCCCCAATTCCAATCCCTCGACTATCtcaaccctaaccctaaccctaaccccACCCCCAATCCCAGCCCCAACCATAACCCTAATTTCGTCTTCTACAGGGGATATTCCCATTCCCCTTCGCCACCACCATCTCCATACCCCTCGTACCCCTCTTACCCCGATTCCTATAGTTCTTCTTACTACCCTGGTTACTATTCTGGtgctcttcctcctcctcctcctagACCCTTCATCGACCGTTACGCTGGGCCCAGTGGTCCTTCCGCTCCGCTTGATTATTCCACCTCCTACGATCCCAAGCCCAGGCCTTCCAAAATGGGCCTAGGCGCTGGCCTCGCTGTCGGCGCTGTTGCTGGAGCTCTCGGTGGGCTTGCTCTCGAGGAGGGGCTTAAATACGAAGAAGACAAAATCGCGGATAGGGTCGAGAACGACGTCGCTGCTAGTATTGCGCGTGACGATTACAGCGATTATCGAGTGGATTACTGA
- the LOC108327593 gene encoding LOW QUALITY PROTEIN: protein STICHEL-like 3 (The sequence of the model RefSeq protein was modified relative to this genomic sequence to represent the inferred CDS: substituted 1 base at 1 genomic stop codon), which produces MIIASKVICVNFFSIRHAESLSLLKARYGQRFAATIEASPPPSKSKARHLTRFFRSLSLPPNYCRLYHHSKVISRHSESKDRKSKQRGKNVQDSQVKTLFEQLNDVPLDSDDLASTNIHFRGRFPRQEKIIEEADSRVRSNGSGMNRGKRRKFRSARRTRVATTSREIGGENELSVASNSIAQASAHQKYHLEGADEFGDDNVTRAPKNGCGIPWNWSRIHHRGKTFLDMVGRSLSCGLSDTRLKKGTFDDNGRHISEMPMASEHLSSYTKYDAEALPLLVEAFVSHASTENACWDHDYSGELGLFGDNLFKRDVDSDLASKARSGDQRKLRGNRHSRHQSLTQKYMPQTFRDMVGQNLVAQALSNAVMKRKVGLLYVFYGPYGIGKTSSACIFARALNCNSLEHPKPCGFCNYCIVHDMGKSRNIKEVGPVSNFDFESIMDLLDNIIVSXLPSHYRVFIFYDCDTLSTDCWNAISKVIDRAPRRVVFILVSSSLDVLPHIIISRCQKFFFPKLKDADIIHTLQRIATKEGLEIEKNALKLIASRSDGSMRDAEMTLEQLSLLGQRISVPLVQELG; this is translated from the exons ATGATAATTGCAAGTAAG GTCATCTGTGTCAATTTTTTCTCAATTCGCCACGCTGAAAGCTTGTCACTATTGAAGGCTCGTTACGGTCAAAGGTTCGCCGCCACCATCGAAGCTTCGCCGCCGCCGTCAAAG TCGAAGGCTCGTCACCTTACAAGGTTTTTCCGCTCTCTATCTTTGCCGCCAAACTATTGCAGGCTCTACCATCACTCTAAGGTTATTTCCAGGCATTCCGAGTCTAAAGATAGAAAGAGCAAACAGAGGGGGAAGAATGTTCAAGATTCTCAAGTGAAGACCCTTTTTGAGCAGCTGAATGATGTTCCTTTGGATAGTGATGATCTAGCATCAACAAATATTCATTTTCGTGGAAGGTTTCCTAGACAGGAGAAAATTATCGAGGAGGCAGATTCCCGGGTGCGCAGTAATGGCAGTGGAATGAATAGGGGGAAAAGGCGTAAGTTTCGAAGTGCTCGAAGAACTCGTGTTGCCACAACATCAAGAGAAATTGGAGGTGAGAATGAACTTTCTGTGGCTTCCAACTCAATAGCTCAGGCTTCAGCCCACCAGAAATATCACTTGGAGGGGGCTGATGAGTTTGGAGATGATAATGTTACTAGGGCTCCGAAAAATGGGTGTGGCATTCCATGGAATTGGTCCAGAATTCATCACAGGGGTAAAACATTCCTTGACATGGTTGGAAGAAGTTTGTCTTGTGGTTTATCAGACACTAGGTTGAAGAAAGGGACATTTGATGACAATGGAAGACATATTTCTGAGATGCCTATGGCATCTGAGCATTTGAGTTCATATACTAAGTATGATGCAGAGGCACTGCCCTTGCTAGTTGAGGCTTTTGTGTCTCACGCAAGCACTGAAAATGCTTGTTGGGATCATGACTATTCTGGGGAACTAGGTCTTTTTGGTGATAACTTATTCAAGCGTGATGTTGATTCTGATCTCGCATCCAAAGCTAGATCTGGTGATCAGCGTAAGTTGAGAGGGAATCGCCATAGTCGACACCAAAGTTTAACACAAAAGTACATGCCTCAAACCTTTAGAGATATGGTTGGGCAAAATTTAGTGGCACAAGCTCTTTCTAATGCAGTAATGAAGAGAAAAGTTGGTTTGTTGTACGTGTTCTATGGTCCCTATGGCATTGGAAAAACGTCTTCTGCTTGCATATTTGCAAGAGCTCTGAATTGTAATTCTTTAGAACACCCAAAACCTTGTGGATTTTGCAATTATTGCATAGTGCATGATATGGGCAAGAGTAGAAATATAAAGGAAGTAGGTCCAGTTAGCAATTTTGACTTTGAGAGCATCATGGACCTACTGGACAATATCATTGTTTCTTAGCTTCCATCACATTACAgagtgtttattttttatgactGTGATACTCTGTCGACAGATTGTTGGAATGCTATATCGAAGGTCATTGACCGAGCACCTAGACGTGTCGTTTTTATCCTTGTCAGTTCTAGTCTTGATGTCTTGCCTCATATAATAATATCCAGGTGTCAAAAATTCTTTTTCCCAAAGCTGAAGGATGCGGATATTATACATACTCTGCAGAGGATTGCAACCAAAGAAGGTCTAGAAATTGAGAAGAATGCCCTGAAACTGATTGCATCAAGGTCGGATGGATCTATGAGAGATGCTGAGATGACCCTTGAACAACTTAGTTTACTTGGACAGAGAATATCCGTTCCTCTTGTTCAGGAATTG GGCTAA
- the LOC108327930 gene encoding peroxisomal nicotinamide adenine dinucleotide carrier isoform X2, with translation MCQVVKEEGWERLYGGLMPSLVGTAASQGVYYYFYQIFRNMAEAAALQKKKMGVSDGSVGMLSSLLTAALSGCVNVLLTNPIWVVVTRMQAHRKESNHAPDQGLLVATEQETISAVEPLPYGTSRVIQEIFDEAGIRGFWKGVLPSLIMVSNPSIQFMLYEAMLSKLRKRRNSNRVTALEIFFLGALAKLGATVVTYPLLVVKARLQARQDKTGDRRHHYKGTRDAIIKMIRYEGLDGFYKGMGTKIVQSVLAAAVIFTMKEELVRGVHFLLARQAAKTVKLKPV, from the exons ATGTGCCAG GTTGTAAAAGAAGAAGGGTGGGAACGGTTGTATGGAGGCTTGATGCCGTCTCTAGTGGGTACCGCTGCGTCTCAG GGTGTTTACTATTATTTCTATCAAATATTCAGGAACATGGCTGAAGCAGCTGCGctacagaaaaagaaaatgggtgTCAGTGATGGATCAGTTGGGATGCTCTCCTCTCTTCTCACTGCTGCTTTATCCGG GTGTGTTAACGTGCTCTTGACAAATCCCATATGGGTAGTTGTTACCCGTATGCAG GCACATAGAAAAGAGTCGAACCATGCACCGGATCAAGGTTTGTTAGTTGCCACTGAGCAAGAAACTATTTCTGCAGTTGAGCCTCTTCCTTACGGAACTAGCCGTGTG ATTCAAGAAATCTTTGATGAAGCTGGTATTCGGGGTTTCTGGAAAGGTGTATTACCATCACTGATCATG GTAAGCAATCCTTCCATACAGTTCATGCTGTATGAAGCCATGTTGTCAAAGTTAAGAAAAAGACGTAACAGCAACAGGGTAACTGCGTTAGAG ATATTTTTTCTTGGGGCTTTGGCTAAGCTTGGAGCTACTGTTGTAACTTATCCACTCCTTGTTGTAAAG GCGAGGCTCCAGGCTAGGCAGGATAAAACAGGAGACAGGAGGCACCATTACAAAG GTACCAGGGATGCTATTATTAAAATGATCCGCTATGAAGGGTTGGATGGGTTTTACAAAGGTATGGGCACAAAAATTGTACAGAGTGTGCTTGCTGCTGCTGTTATATTCACCATGAAAGAAGAACTGGTTAGGGGGGTTCACTTCTTGCTTGCCAGGCAAGCTGCCAAAACTGTAAAGCTAAAGCCTGTCTGA